A genomic region of Tamandua tetradactyla isolate mTamTet1 chromosome 2, mTamTet1.pri, whole genome shotgun sequence contains the following coding sequences:
- the FBXO2 gene encoding F-box only protein 2 — protein MDGDGDPESVDQPEASPEEQPEEASAEEERPEEEEAAAAAAYLAELPEPLLLRVLAELPAAELVQACRLVCLRWKELVDGAPLWLLKCQQEGLVAEGGAEEERDHWQQFYFLSKWRRNLLRNPCGEEDLDGWCDVEHGGDGWRVEELPGDCGVEFSHDESVKKYFASSFEWCRKAQVVDLQAEGYWEELLDTTQPAIVVKDWYSGRSDAGCLYELTVKLLSEHEDVLAEFNSGQVAVPQDSEDGGWMEISHTFTDYGPGVRFVRFEHGGQDAVYWKGWFGARVTNSSVSVEP, from the exons ATGGACGGAGACGGCGACCCAG AGAGCGTGGACCAGCCAGAGGCAAGCCCGGAGGAGCAGCCAGAGGAGGCGAGCGCCGAGGAGGAGAGgccggaggaggaggaggcggcggcggcggcggcgtaCCTGGCCGAACTGCCAGAGCCGCTGCTGCTGCGCGTGCTGGCCGAGCTGCCGGCCGCCGAGCTGGTGCAGGCCTGCCGACTGGTGTGCCTGCGCTGGAAGGAGCTGGTGGACGGCGCCCCCCTGTGGCTGCTCAAGTGCCAGCAGGAGGGGTTGGTGGCCGAGGGCGGCGCGGAGGAGGAGCGCGACCACTGGCAGCAGTTCTACTTTCTGAGCAAGTGGCGGCGCAACCTGCTGCGCAACCCGTGCGGAGAAG AGGACCTGGATGGCTGGTGTGACGTGGAGCACGGGGGGGACGGCTGGAGGGTGGAGGAGCTGCCCGGAGACTGTGGAGTGGAATTCAGCCACGATGAGAGCGTCAAGAAGTACTTCGCCTCCTCCTTTGA GTGGTGCCGCAAGGCCCAGGTCGTGGACCTGCAGGCGGAGGGTTACTGGGAGGAGCTGCTGGACACGACGCAGCCGGCCATCGTGGTGAAGGACTG GTACTCGGGCCGCAGCGACGCCGGCTGCCTGTACGAGCTCACGGTCAAGCTGCTGTCGGAGCACGAGGACGTGCTGGCCGAATTCAACAGCGGGCAGGTGGCAGTGCCCCAGGACAGCGAAGACGGGGGTTGGATGGAG ATCTCCCATACCTTCACCGACTACGGGCCCGGTGTCCGCTTCGTCCGCTTCGAGCACGGGGGCCAGGACGCCGTCTACTGGAAGGGATGGTTCGGGGCCCGGGTGACCAACAGCAGCGTGTCGGTGGAGCCCTGA
- the LOC143674921 gene encoding F-box only protein 44 isoform X2, with amino-acid sequence MALVNINQLPENILLELFTHVPARQLLLRCRLVCSLWRDLIDLVTLWKRKCLREGFITQDWDQPVADWKVFYFLRSLHRNLLHNPCAEEGFEFWSLDVNGGDEWKVEDLSGDQRKEFPNGQVKKYFVTSYYTCLKSQVVDLKAEGYWEELMDSTRPDIEVKDWFAARPDCGSKYQLCVQLLSSAHAPLGTFQPDPATIQQKSDAKWREMKKLRHGEWRWSALNHRTGTQTSFC; translated from the exons ATGGCCCTGGTGAACATCAACCAGCTGCCTGAGAACATCCTGCTGGAGCTGTTCACGCACGTGCCTGCCCGCCAGCTGCTGCTGCGCTGCCGCCTGGTCTGCAGCCTCTGGCGCGACCTCATCGACCTCGTGACCCTGTGGAAGCGCAAGTGTCTGCGTGAGGGCTTCATCACGCAGGACTGGGACCAGCCCGTGGCTGACTGGAAGGTGTTCTACTTCCTACGCAGCCTCCACAGGAACCTGCTGCACAATCCGTGTGCTGAAG AGGGATTTGAGTTCTGGAGCCTGGATGTGAATGGAGGTGATGAGTGGAAGGTGGAGGATCTCTCAGGAGACCAGAGGAAGGAATTCCCCAATGGCCAGGTCAAGAAATACTTCGTGACTTCTTATTA CACCTGCCTCAAGTCCCAGGTGGTGGACCTCAAGGCTGAAGGGTATTGGGAGGAGCTGATGGATAGCACAAGGCCGGACATCGAGGTCAAGGACTG GTTCGCAGCCAGGCCAGACTGCGGGTCCAAGTACCAGCTGTGCGTCCAGCTCCTGTCATCTGCGCACGCTCCTCTGGGGACCTTCCAGCCCGACCCAGCAACGATCCAGCAGAAGAGTGATGCCAAGTGGAGGGAG atgaagaaactgaggcatggagagtgGAGATGGTCTGCCCTAAATCACAGAACTGGCACTCAAACATCGTTCTGCTGA
- the LOC143674921 gene encoding F-box only protein 44 isoform X1 — translation MALVNINQLPENILLELFTHVPARQLLLRCRLVCSLWRDLIDLVTLWKRKCLREGFITQDWDQPVADWKVFYFLRSLHRNLLHNPCAEEGFEFWSLDVNGGDEWKVEDLSGDQRKEFPNGQVKKYFVTSYYTCLKSQVVDLKAEGYWEELMDSTRPDIEVKDWFAARPDCGSKYQLCVQLLSSAHAPLGTFQPDPATIQQKSDAKWREVSHTFSNYPPGVRYIWFQHGGVDTRSWAGWYGPRVTNSSITIQPPLP, via the exons ATGGCCCTGGTGAACATCAACCAGCTGCCTGAGAACATCCTGCTGGAGCTGTTCACGCACGTGCCTGCCCGCCAGCTGCTGCTGCGCTGCCGCCTGGTCTGCAGCCTCTGGCGCGACCTCATCGACCTCGTGACCCTGTGGAAGCGCAAGTGTCTGCGTGAGGGCTTCATCACGCAGGACTGGGACCAGCCCGTGGCTGACTGGAAGGTGTTCTACTTCCTACGCAGCCTCCACAGGAACCTGCTGCACAATCCGTGTGCTGAAG AGGGATTTGAGTTCTGGAGCCTGGATGTGAATGGAGGTGATGAGTGGAAGGTGGAGGATCTCTCAGGAGACCAGAGGAAGGAATTCCCCAATGGCCAGGTCAAGAAATACTTCGTGACTTCTTATTA CACCTGCCTCAAGTCCCAGGTGGTGGACCTCAAGGCTGAAGGGTATTGGGAGGAGCTGATGGATAGCACAAGGCCGGACATCGAGGTCAAGGACTG GTTCGCAGCCAGGCCAGACTGCGGGTCCAAGTACCAGCTGTGCGTCCAGCTCCTGTCATCTGCGCACGCTCCTCTGGGGACCTTCCAGCCCGACCCAGCAACGATCCAGCAGAAGAGTGATGCCAAGTGGAGGGAG GTCTCCCATACATTCTCCAACTACCCGCCTGGCGTCCGCTACATCTGGTTTCAGCACGGCGGCGTGGACACTCGCTCCTGGGCAGGCTGGTACGGCCCAAGGGTCACCAACAGTAGCATCACCATCCAGCCCCCGCTGCCCTGA
- the FBXO6 gene encoding F-box only protein 6 has product MALVNINQLPENILLELFTHVPARQLVLRCRLVCSLWRDLINLMTLWKRKCLREGFITQDWDQPVADWKVFYFLRSLHKNLLRNPCAEEDMGSWQVVSNGGDRWKVESVPGDNGTDFPDPNIKKYFVTSYEMCLKSQLVDLKAEGYWEELLDTFRPDIVVKDWFAPRSDCGCAYHIRVQLTSADYIVLASFEPPPVIIQQWNDAKWTEVSHTFSDYPPGVRYILFQHGGQDTQFWAGWYGPRVTNSSIVISDKRTRSLAPADSLP; this is encoded by the exons ATGGCCCTGGTGAACATCAACCAGCTGCCCGAGAACATCCTGCTGGAGCTGTTCACGCACGTGCCTGCCCGCCAGCTGGTGCTGCGCTGCCGCCTGGTCTGCAGCCTCTGGCGCGACCTCATCAACCTCATGACCTTGTGGAAGCGCAAGTGTCTGCGCGAGGGCTTCATCACCCAGGACTGGGACCAGCCCGTGGCCGACTGGAAGGTGTTCTACTTCCTACGCAGCCTCCACAAGAACCTCCTGCGCAACCCGTGTGCTGAAG AGGACATGGGATCCTGGCAGGTCGTGTCAAATGGGGGAGACCGCTGGAAGGTGGAGAGTGTCCCTGGAGATAATGGGACGGATTTTCCTGACCCTAATATCAAGAAGTACTTTGTCACATCATATGA GATGTGCCTCAAGTCCCAACTGGTGGATCTCAAGGCCGAGGGCTACTGGGAGGAGCTGCTGGACACATTCCGGCCCGACATCGTGGTCAAGGACTG GTTCGCCCCCAGATCAGACTGTGGCTGTGCCTACCACATCCGCGTCCAGCTGACTTCAGCTGACTATATCGTCTTGGCCTCCTTTGAGCCCCCACCTGTGATCATCCAGCAGTGGAATGATGCCAAGTGGACAGAG GTCTCCCACACCTTCTCAGACTACCCTCCAGGCGTCCGCTACATCCTCTTCCAGCATGGAGGCCAGGATACCCAGTTCTGGGCAGGCTGGTACGGGCCCCGCGTCACCAACAGCAGCATCGTCATCAGCGATAAGAGGACCAGGAGCTTGGCGCCCGCCGACAGCTTGCCCTGA